tttgattcatagtaCAAATGGACTatgatttctctggttgtacataaagtgGGGTCACATCATTCGTGTCTTGATACAtttacctaggataatgatgtccacctcattctacatctttccttcccctatgcctcctcccatcttctctcttccatttgccctatccaaaattcttatattcctcccatgctccaacTCCAGTATgaatcagcattcacttatcagagaaaacatttggccttaggttttttgggattggcttacttcacttagcatcatattctctaactgcatccatttacctgcaaatgccacaattttattctcttttaatgctgagtaatatttcattgtgtatatataccacagtttctttatccattcatctattgaagggcatctaggttggttccacaatttagctcttgtgaattcagctgctataaaccTTGATGTGTTTGTATCATTGAagtattctgtttttttgttttttttttttttattgttggttgttcaaaacattacataggagaccctcagggttatacaaaattacatacaagaggtaacgaggggaaagggaaaaataatacaagggggagatatgaactgcagtagagtgggtagagagagaagaggggaggggaggggaggggaggggggtagtaacggataggaaaggcagcagaatacaacagaccctagtatggcaatatataaatcaatggaagtgtaactgatgtgattctgcaatttgtaaacggagtaaaaatgggagttcataacccacttgaatcaaagtgtgatggATTTTGTCAGAAGCCTCCTGGGTGGGGCACAGTATACTTCCAGACTTTGTGGGAATCAAACAGTTTCAGGCAGCCTTTCCTAAAGTAGCTCCCTCCTCTTCAGCCCTTCACCCCAGTTTTCAACCTTTTGCTCTGCTTTTTCTTCATGGCAAGTATCATGCCCTGAAAATATACTGCCTCCCCTACTAGACTGCCCGTTTCCTGACAGCAGACTCTGCTGTTTTGATCACTCTGTCCCTCCAACTTCCCAGAATGTGGCCTGACATATAGAAGGTGTTCATTGAACAGTTGTTAAATAGTTGAGTGATAAATGCATAATCAGATTTTCTTCTAGAAAGCAGGGTAGTATAGTGGGCAAACAGCACTGATTCTTCAACTTTGAATTGGTGTGACCAACACAGGTGCCTGCCCCAACACTAAGAGTCCAAGTTAGCAGGTCTGACTGggccagatgaatttcatatatatatatttaaagttttgtttattgcttttattttttgttgatttgtttttgcactactggggattgaacccagggacttgcacatggtaggcaagtgccctaccactgagctatgtcctctAAATTTCCTATTTTTAACAAGTGCCCAGATAATTCTATTGCCCTTAGTCACTCCAGATCTGGCAAATCTTGGTTTGACTCCAACCTGCCTTTTACTAGTTGTTTGATCTTAGGGAGGTAACTCCTTAACTTCTCTGGAGTCTGGTTCCTGAATTGTAGATAATAGGGATGTCAGGTCATGTTCTTGGCAGAATGCCAGACGCTCAATTGGCTGCCATTATTATTATAATGTATCATTAAGCCCAGGCAGAAGATCTTTCCTCCTAGGAGCTCACTCTTGGAATCTCCTCAAAGTGGGGTCCTGACCAGCATGAACTGCAGAATTTCTGCTCCACTTGAGATCTACtgacttgaaatctattttaccaAGATTCCAAGGCCTTTTTCTTTATACACTCGAGTTTAAAAAGCACTGCTCCAAGTCACATGTACTGTTTTCTTGCTGTCTTTAATTTCAGGACTCTGCCCAGGAGGTTCCTAAGTCCTGGCATCCAGAGCCTCAGTCCTCTGCAGCAGAAATTTTTCACCCTGCTGAGGGCAGAGGAGGGACCTCGGTTCATTCTGGGTGTGTGCCCCACTGAAGAGGGCAGGAGGGATTCCAGAAGCCCCTCGACTTCTTCACAGAGCTCTCAGCAATTGCCTGGGAAGCCAAGCGATGGATCCAAACTCTATCTTGATTTCTTCTCAGTCTGGGACCTGCTCCCACCTGGCCGAACTCTGTGTGGAAGGTGAGAGAAGCCCAGCCTCCCAAGAGCTGGAGAAAGACTCCCCCTTTCCCTGGGGCCAGGCCTCCAGTTCTAGCCTCACTGATACCAACTGGTTTGGGGATGAGCACATCCAGGCCAAGAGGGCGAGAGTGGAGACCATCGTCCAAGGCATATGTCTCTCTCCCAACCCCCTGGTGCCAGGCAATGCCCAAGCCAGGGACAGCCCATGCTGCCCAGAGAAGCGAAAGAGGAAGCAGAGTCTCCCCATGCAGCAAGGCCCCCTGAAGCCAGGCCCTGCCTGGGGCAACAGGAAGGGGGGTCCCGGGGTGAGAGAACAACTTCATCGGCTCAAGCAACAGCTGAGACATCTGCAACAGCACATCCTACAGGCTGCCGAGCCCAGGGCTGCAGCTCAGGGCCCCAGAGGCTCTGAGCAGGGGCAAGGCCCCCTGAGAGAGAAGCAGAGGAACAGCTGTGAGTCTAACCCCAGGGCTACCGACAGTGACCGCCATCAGGATTCTAGTGCATACCTCTGTGGGGCAGAAAAACACAGAGTGTCTGAGCCTGAACACCGGTCTGAGGAGCTCAGGTTCCTTTCTTCTGGAACACAAGCTTTGTTGGAGATTCTAAGGAAAGAACTGACCAGGGCAGTGTCCCAGGCTGTGGACTCTGTTTTACAAAAGGTGCTTTTGAATCCACCAGGCCACCTGACCCAGCAGGGCAGAAGTTTCCAGAGACTAGTGCCAGAGGGCAGAAGTGAGCCCTCGCCTCCTGTGGGAGGGACCTATAAAGATCTACTTACTCTGGCCACCTTGCCCAGAAGGACCCAGCCACAAGTTGGGGTCCCTGTAGGAAACTTACCACTAGTCAAGCCTCTAGATTCTCCGAGGTACCCTGTCTCACCAAGAATCTCCAAACCCTATCAGGGTCCTGTAACAAATTATCCCTTAGCTATTCCTTCCCACGTTCAGGAAAATCAGATTCTTAGCCAGCTATTGGGTCGTGGACCCAATGGTCATTGGAGCAACAATCCTCCGCTGGACTCATCTTCACAAAATCACCTCTCTATAGAGTCTGCTCTGCAACCTTGGGTCTGGAGCCAGCAGCTGTGCCAGCTGCCTTTCACCACAGTGCCCCATCTGGAGAGCCGGCCCCTCCTTCCCTCCGTGAAGACTGAGCACAGCAGCCTGGAGGATGTCACAGATGCAACTCCCTTCTCTTCCGTGCATATATCCTTTCCTGGTCATTGAAATTATGGCTACAGCCCAGATAGGCAGGAAAACTGGAAGTTGAGGAGGAGGCGGGGACAGATAACTGTATTGCATAGGGACCAACTTTACTTTCCACCGTCTTCTTAATATGGCCTCTGAACCTTCCTTCCCTGACTCACAGCCTATTAATTGTGTGACCAAGTGGAAACCACATTCTAGGAGTGAGGGATCCTGGGAAGGTTCACTTAACTTCTGTGACTCATTGGATTCCACCATGACTAACTTGTTCCTTTGGGTCTGAGAGAGTTTTGTTTGCTTTCAAACTCAAATGGGCTTCCACAATACAGTACATACCCTGTGGAAGAAAGAGCTCTGACATTTGATTACTAGCTGCTCATAGCCCTGGGCAGAGAAGGCCAAAGGAATGTCACATCTGAGATATGGCTTCCCCAACCTCATGGATATACAGGCAAAAAACCTGCATGTTAGATAATTCATGGGGAATACATGAGGATCCAAGAACTTCTGGGGAAAAAGAGGATTTTTTCTCAGAGACTAAACATAGAGAGATGTCCTGAAAGGACCAGAAGTCTTTGATTTAAGGAACAGCTTCCAGGCTACAGCCAGGTGGGATGGAACCCGAGATCTGGGCACAGGAGGGAGAGGACCCCCACCTCCACAACTGGGAAAGTCTGAGAGGTCCAGGATGGCCTGTGGTGGTCTGAATTTTATCATAGCCTTTAGACAGAGCCCCctccccaaaacagtgtttcccaGAGTAATACTCAGGATAGAAGTTGTTGAGTTAGAAGAGAAgaggagctgggcacagtggcacatgcctgtaattttcgcggctcagaaggctgaggcaggaggatcaagagttcaaagtcagcctcagtaattttgtgaggtcctaagcaacttaatgagaccctgtctataaatataaaaagggctggggatgttgcttagtggttaagcacccctgggttcaatctctgatacaaaaaaaaaaaaaaaaaaaaaaaaagtacttttggCAAATACTCTTTCCTTTTTTGTGGAGGGAGTACTGGAAATCGAACCagttctaacactgagctacatccccggtcctttttattttttattttgagacagtgtcttgctaatctGCTGAAGTTGGTCTCAAAcacgtgatcctcctacctcaacctcccaaattgctgagattataggcacttGACTGGATTAGTTTCTTCACTGCAGGCATTTTCAGAGTCTTTAACATGCTGAGGTCTACGGTGAAGctctaaaaagaaaacataagtaGTTCCAAACTCTTGGGACCAAAGAACCCTCTTCCAACAAGCATCCTGCAGGACTAAACCTCCTGAGAATGTATTTTTGGTGTTGCATTTTTAGTGAGCTGTGTTCACACGCTGTGTTTATCGTGGGCAGCTATGAGTACAGATTCCAGAGGTTaatgtgtctgtgaagtcagctCTAAGTGCGCATAGTCCAAGTCCAGTCCCCTGTCTGGCAGCTGCAGGGCAGGATGGGGTGGGGCTGGCTCACTGCCCAGCCTGAGGTGGCCTTGTGTCCTAAGTGCTCTGAGCGCCCCCTGCTGGTCCATGGTGTTAGAAACATTCCATGGCTTGGGTTTTCTTGGAAGGCAGTGAGCAACCATAAAACCAGTGGCAAGAACATCATTTGTCAGCACTGACTGCCTCTTCACGCAAGAAGAGTCATCTTGGAAGTACACATACCAGCATAGACTGACTTTCACTGTGAGAAAGGCTTTCTGGGCCTTTGTTAAGAGAGCACTGGCTAAGACTCCCTACTAAATTTGGGCAGCAGGGGGTCCCTCAAGAAGGCTCAgcccagtggcgcatgcctgtaattctagtaactcaggagactgaggcagaaggttcttgagttcaaagccagcctcagcaatgaaaaGGCGCTGAGCaatccagtgagaccctgtctctaaataaaattcaaaatagggctggggatgtggctcagtggttgagtgccctagtatcaaaagaaaaaaaagaaggccCAGCCCCTAAAGATTTTTTTGTCAATTTGTCAGGCACCCTCATGTGCCTGTTCCTGCCCTGTAAAAATGAGGATAGGGCTCAGAGAGCATCAGGAAGTTCTGGGGCCCATCTTAAAAAAGACCTAGATCAAGCCTTGTCACACAGATGAAGATGTGGCTGTCTTTACAATGATTTGAGGATCCCCCCAGGGAGTATCCTGCCCCCAGTGACTATTCCCTCCTTCCTGCTGCTTGTATTCTGCACTAGAGATGAGTTCCCATGGGCCATGAAATCCATCTAGCAGCAGCTGCTTTTGTGAAAGAGAACAGTCACTAGGAGTGCAGACTGGAACAAGGGGCACTCACCAGGCACTTTCTCCTGTGGCAGATCACATGTGCATGCCCACTGCCATTTAGCCACAATATAAAAACCCAAAAGCTCTGAAGAGCCCTCTAGCTTTTTCCTGAAATCTGCACTTCTTGCCCCAGTATTTCAGATAAGGGGTTTCCAGCCTGGCTTTTCTCACAATTCCCTAGTGTCCACTCTAGACCCAGGTATCTGAGAGGTAGAGAAATAGAGCAAACTAACTTGTTCAAAGTCACAAGGCAGACTAGAGAGGGgccaggattcaaacccaggatCTGACAGCCAAGCAAAAGCTTTAACCATTATATTCTAAATTTTAGAAAGTAGGCCCAGAGAAGTTAAGTGGTTTGCCCAAGGTCAAATAACTAATAGCCAAATCAGCTTCTGAATCTGGGTCTTTGGATTCCCAAATACAAGTTTCTTTTCACAGCATTCATCAACGTAAGGATAAGAAGTACAGCCAATGAGAGGAGTTTGTAACTTCAAAGccaacctaggcaacttagcaagaaactgtctcaaaataaaataggaaaaaaacaaaacaaaacaaaacagggagggggtgctggggatgtagctcagagttaGAATGCCCTGGGGTTCTagtactaaaacaaacaaaacccaaaactttAAGGACAACAGATGGGGGATAGGGGT
This region of Callospermophilus lateralis isolate mCalLat2 chromosome 3, mCalLat2.hap1, whole genome shotgun sequence genomic DNA includes:
- the Prox2 gene encoding LOW QUALITY PROTEIN: prospero homeobox protein 2 (The sequence of the model RefSeq protein was modified relative to this genomic sequence to represent the inferred CDS: substituted 1 base at 1 genomic stop codon), which codes for MDPNSILISSQSGTCSHLAELCVEGERSPASQELEKDSPFPWGQASSSSLTDTNWFGDEHIQAKRARVETIVQGICLSPNPLVPGNAQARDSPCCPEKRKRKQSLPMQQGPLKPGPAWGNRKGGPGVREQLHRLKQQLRHLQQHILQAAEPRAAAQGPRGSEQGQGPLREKQRNSCESNPRATDSDRHQDSSAYLCGAEKHRVSEPEHRSEELRFLSSGTQALLEILRKELTRAVSQAVDSVLQKVLLNPPGHLTQQGRSFQRLVPEGRSEPSPPVGGTYKDLLTLATLPRRTQPQVGVPVGNLPLVKPLDSPRYPVSPRISKPYQGPVTNYPLAIPSHVQENQILSQLLGRGPNGHWSNNPPLDSSSQNHLSIESALQPWVWSQQLCQLPFTTVPHLESRPLLPSVKTEHSSLEDVTDATPFSSVXIQEGLNPGHLKKAKLMFFFTRYPSSSLLKAYFPDVQFNRCITSQMIKWFSNFREFYYIQMEKFARQAVSDGVTNPKVLVVLRDSELFRALNMHYNKGNDFEVPNCFLEIASVTLQEFFRAVSTGRDSDPSWKKPIYKIISKLDSDIPEIFKSSRYPQEVFRS